A genomic segment from Arcobacter acticola encodes:
- a CDS encoding MetQ/NlpA family ABC transporter substrate-binding protein has protein sequence MLKNILKFTIAGAVALGLAACDSKETKKVEETKVEAKQTVIKIGATPVPHVEILEAVKPLLKAKGYDLEIVEFTDYVTPNIAVNEGELDANFFQHLPYLEEFNKNKNTDLVKTVNVHLEPMGLYSNKIKALSELEDGATIAVPNDPTNESRALDILVKEGLLTFKDVDFKTVVDIIENPKNLKIKELDAPQLPRVLDEVDAAIINTNYALSANLNPLKDAIIIESKDSPYANIVVVKKGNENKDSIKALNEAINSEEIRTFIKEKYQGSIVEAF, from the coding sequence ATGTTAAAAAATATATTAAAATTTACAATTGCAGGTGCTGTTGCACTTGGACTTGCAGCTTGCGATTCAAAAGAAACAAAAAAAGTAGAAGAAACTAAAGTAGAAGCTAAACAAACTGTTATTAAAATTGGAGCAACACCTGTTCCTCATGTTGAGATATTAGAAGCTGTTAAACCTCTATTAAAAGCTAAAGGTTATGATTTAGAAATTGTTGAATTTACTGATTATGTTACGCCAAATATTGCAGTTAACGAAGGTGAATTAGATGCAAACTTTTTTCAACATTTACCATATCTAGAAGAGTTTAATAAGAATAAAAATACAGATTTAGTAAAAACAGTAAATGTACATTTAGAACCAATGGGATTATATTCAAATAAAATCAAAGCATTAAGTGAATTAGAAGATGGTGCTACAATTGCAGTTCCAAATGATCCAACAAATGAAAGTAGAGCTTTAGATATTTTAGTTAAAGAAGGTTTATTAACATTTAAAGATGTAGATTTTAAAACAGTTGTTGATATTATTGAAAATCCTAAAAATCTTAAAATTAAAGAATTAGATGCTCCTCAATTACCAAGAGTTTTAGATGAAGTTGATGCTGCTATTATTAATACAAACTATGCTTTATCTGCAAATTTAAATCCATTAAAAGATGCAATTATTATTGAATCAAAAGATTCTCCTTATGCAAATATTGTTGTAGTTAAAAAAGGAAATGAAAATAAAGATTCTATAAAAGCTTTAAATGAAGCTATTAATTCAGAAGAAATTAGAACTTTTATTAAAGAAAAATATCAAGGTTCTATCGTAGAAGCTTTTTAA
- the murI gene encoding glutamate racemase — translation MKVGVFDSGLGGLTVVSSIQKIFKGAQLFYIADTAYAPYGEKTPEEILNRCDSITRYLLENHGIEALIVACNTATSAAIKHLREKFPFLIVIGTEPGVKPAILNTKTLNIGVLATPRTLKGDKYQILVNELSSIKKVKLHEQACVGLVEQIEKGEIDTKETFDMLEKWLEPMKNDNVDTIVLGCTHYPLIDFVIKKIMGNDITLIETGDAIAKRLKILSEEKGHINEGPLKINVCHTGEINRFMIDKILNNKNIEVRKCAI, via the coding sequence TTGAAAGTAGGTGTATTTGATTCAGGATTGGGAGGATTAACTGTTGTTAGTTCTATTCAAAAGATATTTAAAGGTGCGCAACTTTTTTATATTGCAGATACTGCATATGCTCCATATGGAGAAAAAACTCCAGAAGAAATTTTAAATAGATGCGATAGTATTACTAGATATCTATTAGAAAATCATGGAATTGAAGCTTTGATTGTTGCTTGTAATACTGCAACTTCTGCTGCAATTAAACACTTACGAGAAAAATTTCCTTTTTTGATTGTGATTGGAACAGAACCAGGTGTAAAACCAGCCATATTAAATACTAAAACATTAAATATCGGTGTTTTGGCAACTCCTCGAACTTTAAAGGGAGACAAGTATCAAATTTTAGTAAATGAATTATCTTCAATAAAAAAAGTTAAATTACACGAGCAAGCTTGTGTTGGCTTAGTTGAACAAATTGAAAAAGGTGAAATTGATACAAAAGAAACTTTTGATATGCTAGAAAAGTGGTTAGAACCCATGAAAAATGATAATGTAGATACGATAGTTTTAGGTTGTACTCACTATCCTTTGATTGATTTTGTAATCAAAAAGATTATGGGGAATGATATAACATTAATTGAAACAGGTGATGCAATAGCAAAGCGCTTAAAAATTTTAAGTGAAGAAAAAGGTCATATAAATGAAGGACCTTTGAAAATAAACGTTTGTCATACTGGCGAAATAAACAGATTTATGATTGATAAAATTTTAAATAAT
- a CDS encoding methionine ABC transporter permease — MFDILFPALGETIYMSFVSTFFAVVIGFFLAIILIFTSKDGLKENLKVYSILDVVINTLRSFPFIILMIVLFPLTKFLIGKSIGTSAAIIPLTIGAAPFIARLIESAFKEVDKGVIEAAKSFGASDFQIVFKVMLVEALPSIISAITLTLITVIGFSAMAGAVGGGGLGDVAIKYGYYRFQTDTMIYTVLILIALVQICQSLGDYLYKITKK; from the coding sequence ATGTTTGATATTTTATTTCCAGCACTTGGTGAAACAATATATATGTCATTTGTTTCTACTTTTTTTGCTGTTGTAATTGGATTTTTTTTAGCGATTATTTTAATATTTACATCTAAAGATGGATTAAAAGAAAATTTAAAAGTGTATTCAATTTTAGATGTTGTTATAAATACACTAAGATCATTTCCCTTTATTATATTAATGATAGTTTTATTTCCTCTTACAAAATTTTTAATTGGAAAAAGTATTGGGACAAGCGCTGCTATTATTCCTCTTACAATTGGAGCTGCTCCTTTTATTGCAAGATTAATTGAAAGTGCATTTAAAGAGGTGGATAAAGGTGTAATAGAAGCTGCTAAATCATTTGGAGCAAGTGATTTTCAAATTGTATTTAAAGTAATGTTAGTTGAAGCACTTCCTTCAATTATATCAGCAATCACACTTACTTTAATAACAGTTATTGGGTTTTCTGCGATGGCAGGAGCGGTAGGTGGTGGAGGTTTGGGAGATGTGGCTATTAAATATGGTTATTATAGATTTCAAACTGATACTATGATTTACACTGTACTAATTTTAATCGCATTAGTACAGATATGTCAAAGTTTGGGCGATTATTTATATAAAATTACAAAAAAATAA
- a CDS encoding methionine ABC transporter ATP-binding protein, whose protein sequence is MINIKNLNKYYSNTKVLNNISIDIKKGEIFAIVGHSGAGKSTLLRCINGLEDYADGILLVNNKEIKNLKKDELREFRKNIGMIFQHFSLIQRKTVFENISLPMQLWGYKKEEISKKVNDLLALVGLEEKKDAYPSQLSGGQKQRVAIARALTLDPEILLCDEATSALDPNTTTSILNLLKEINEKLNITIVIVTHEMEVVKQIAQKALLLEHGNIIGFDDTEELFLKPDIKMKEFLGETEVVPKTGVNVKLYFPKDNVFQSFITKMARELNMDFNIVWGKLEEINGHIVGNMVINIEDETRDIVIDYIRQHDIVWEVL, encoded by the coding sequence ATGATAAATATAAAAAATCTAAATAAATATTATTCTAATACAAAAGTTTTAAATAACATATCCATAGATATTAAAAAAGGTGAGATTTTCGCAATAGTTGGACACAGCGGTGCTGGGAAGTCAACACTTTTAAGATGTATTAATGGCCTTGAAGATTATGCTGATGGAATATTATTAGTTAATAATAAAGAGATAAAAAATTTAAAAAAAGATGAACTAAGAGAATTTAGAAAAAATATTGGAATGATTTTCCAACACTTTTCACTAATTCAAAGAAAAACTGTATTTGAAAATATTTCATTACCGATGCAACTTTGGGGTTATAAGAAAGAAGAAATATCAAAAAAAGTAAATGATTTATTAGCTTTAGTAGGTTTAGAAGAAAAAAAAGATGCATATCCTAGTCAATTAAGTGGTGGACAAAAACAAAGAGTTGCAATTGCTCGTGCTTTGACTTTAGATCCAGAAATTTTACTTTGTGATGAGGCGACTTCTGCACTTGATCCAAATACAACTACATCTATTTTGAATTTATTAAAAGAAATAAATGAAAAATTAAATATCACTATTGTTATTGTTACCCATGAAATGGAAGTAGTTAAACAAATTGCACAAAAAGCACTTTTATTAGAACATGGGAATATTATAGGATTTGATGATACAGAAGAATTATTTTTAAAACCTGATATTAAAATGAAAGAATTTTTAGGTGAAACAGAAGTTGTTCCGAAAACAGGTGTAAATGTTAAACTTTATTTTCCAAAAGATAATGTTTTTCAATCATTCATTACAAAAATGGCAAGAGAGTTGAATATGGATTTTAATATTGTTTGGGGGAAACTAGAAGAAATTAACGGTCATATTGTTGGAAATATGGTTATTAATATTGAAGATGAAACTCGAGATATTGTAATTGATTATATAAGACAACATGATATTGTTTGGGAGGTATTATAA
- the gdhA gene encoding NADP-specific glutamate dehydrogenase, with product MSYLEEVFNYLKRTSPAQTEFYQAAEEVLYSLQPLLDKYPKYRKHKIIERIVEPERQIMFRVNWVDDNGEIQVNKGYRIEFNSALGPYKGGLRFHPSVNAGVIKFLGFEQIFKNALTGLQIGGGKGGSDFNPKGRSDNEVMRFCQAFMSELFRHIGANTDVPAGDIGVGAREIGYMFGMYKKLANKYEGVLTGKSLKWGGSLARTEATGYGCVYFAKYMLAARGETLEGKKCIVSGSGNVAIYTIEKLYHLGALPITCSDSRGMIIDEQGIDLLLLKDLKEKQRASLSEYVKHKPMAKYIPVEEYPEGRNAVWSVPCFAAFPSATQNELNLEDAKALLENGCKCVSEGANMPSTAQAVDLFIETKIAYGPGKAANAGGVSTSQLEMAQNASMLSWTFEEVDAKLDQIMKNIFESASSTAAEFGQPTNLVLGANIAGFKKVADAMIEQGLV from the coding sequence ATGTCATATTTAGAGGAAGTTTTTAATTATCTTAAGCGAACGAGCCCTGCTCAAACAGAATTTTATCAAGCTGCAGAAGAAGTTTTGTATTCGTTACAGCCCTTATTAGATAAATATCCAAAATATAGAAAACACAAAATTATTGAAAGAATTGTTGAACCAGAAAGACAAATTATGTTTAGGGTAAATTGGGTTGATGATAATGGTGAAATTCAAGTAAATAAAGGTTACAGAATAGAGTTTAATTCTGCTTTGGGTCCATACAAAGGTGGTCTTAGATTTCATCCAAGTGTAAATGCTGGTGTAATTAAATTTTTAGGATTTGAACAAATATTTAAAAATGCATTAACTGGTCTTCAAATTGGTGGAGGAAAAGGTGGAAGTGACTTTAATCCAAAAGGAAGATCTGATAATGAAGTTATGAGATTCTGTCAAGCATTTATGAGTGAATTATTTAGACATATTGGTGCAAATACAGATGTTCCAGCTGGAGATATTGGTGTTGGGGCTAGAGAAATTGGATATATGTTTGGAATGTATAAAAAACTTGCAAATAAATATGAAGGTGTATTAACAGGAAAATCCCTTAAATGGGGTGGATCTTTAGCAAGAACGGAAGCAACAGGATATGGTTGTGTTTATTTTGCTAAATATATGTTAGCTGCACGTGGGGAGACTTTAGAAGGTAAAAAATGTATTGTTTCTGGTTCTGGAAATGTTGCTATTTATACTATTGAAAAATTATATCATTTAGGTGCCTTACCTATTACATGTAGTGATTCACGAGGGATGATAATTGATGAACAAGGAATTGATTTATTATTGTTAAAAGATTTAAAAGAAAAACAAAGAGCTAGTTTATCAGAGTATGTAAAACATAAACCTATGGCTAAATATATTCCTGTTGAAGAATATCCAGAAGGTAGAAATGCAGTTTGGTCTGTTCCTTGTTTTGCTGCATTCCCAAGTGCAACTCAAAATGAATTAAATTTAGAAGATGCAAAAGCATTATTAGAAAACGGTTGTAAATGTGTAAGTGAAGGTGCAAATATGCCTTCAACAGCTCAAGCAGTTGATTTATTTATTGAGACTAAAATAGCTTATGGTCCAGGAAAAGCTGCAAATGCAGGTGGAGTTTCTACAAGTCAATTAGAAATGGCACAAAATGCTTCAATGCTTTCATGGACTTTTGAAGAAGTTGATGCAAAACTTGATCAAATTATGAAAAATATATTTGAATCAGCAAGTTCAACAGCAGCTGAATTTGGACAACCTACAAACTTAGTTTTAGGGGCTAATATTGCAGGATTTAAAAAAGTAGCTGATGCTATGATTGAACAAGGTTTAGTATAA
- the rho gene encoding transcription termination factor Rho, giving the protein MEESKEETKTKTTNSKKARTHIPVEGYRIEQLRELPLETLINIANDLDVENPQELKRQDLMFMILKSQIDAGGFILFTGILEIKEGGFGFLRAIDGNFSDTSNDSYVSATQIRKFALRTGDIVSGQVRPPNKESEKYNALLKIEAINYLPVKESKNRPLFDNLTPLYSTDRFKFEYDANKMTGRMLDLFAPMGKGQRGLIVAPPKTGKTELLKELAHAISRNHPEVHLMVLLIDERPEEVTDMQRSVKGEVYSSTFDLPAHNHVRVAEIVIEKAKRLVEMKKDVVILLDSITRLARAYNTVTPSSGKVLSGGVDANALHKPKRFFGAARNIEEGGSLTIISTALIETGSKMDEVIFEEFKGTGNSEVVLSRNAANKRVYPALDIIKSGTRKEELLLSPDVLQKTWILRNAIAAMDEVEALKFLYSKMQKTKDNEEFFNSMNE; this is encoded by the coding sequence ATGGAAGAGTCTAAAGAAGAAACAAAAACAAAAACCACAAACTCTAAAAAAGCAAGAACTCATATACCTGTTGAAGGTTATAGAATAGAACAATTAAGAGAACTGCCATTAGAAACTTTAATTAATATTGCAAATGACTTAGATGTTGAAAACCCTCAAGAATTAAAACGACAAGATTTAATGTTTATGATTTTGAAATCACAAATTGATGCAGGCGGTTTCATTTTATTCACAGGTATTTTAGAAATAAAAGAGGGTGGATTTGGATTCTTAAGAGCAATTGATGGTAATTTCTCTGATACATCTAATGATTCTTATGTTAGTGCAACTCAAATTAGAAAGTTTGCTTTAAGAACAGGTGATATTGTTTCAGGACAAGTTAGACCTCCTAATAAAGAGAGTGAGAAATATAATGCTTTATTAAAAATTGAAGCAATTAATTACCTACCTGTAAAAGAGTCTAAAAATAGACCTCTTTTTGATAACTTAACTCCACTTTATTCTACTGATAGATTCAAATTTGAATATGATGCAAATAAAATGACAGGAAGAATGCTTGATTTATTTGCTCCTATGGGTAAAGGGCAAAGGGGATTAATTGTTGCTCCTCCAAAAACTGGTAAAACTGAGTTATTAAAAGAATTAGCTCACGCAATTTCTAGAAATCATCCTGAAGTTCATTTAATGGTATTATTAATTGATGAAAGACCAGAAGAAGTTACAGATATGCAAAGAAGTGTAAAAGGTGAAGTTTATTCTTCTACTTTTGATTTACCTGCACATAATCATGTTAGAGTTGCTGAAATTGTTATTGAAAAAGCAAAAAGACTTGTAGAAATGAAAAAAGATGTAGTTATCTTATTAGATTCAATTACTAGATTGGCAAGAGCATATAATACAGTTACACCATCTTCAGGAAAAGTACTTTCTGGTGGGGTTGATGCAAATGCATTACATAAACCAAAAAGATTTTTCGGAGCGGCTAGAAATATAGAAGAAGGTGGTTCTTTAACTATTATTTCAACTGCACTTATTGAAACTGGTTCAAAAATGGACGAAGTTATTTTTGAAGAGTTTAAAGGTACTGGTAATAGTGAAGTTGTATTATCAAGAAATGCAGCAAACAAAAGAGTTTATCCAGCTCTTGATATTATTAAATCTGGAACTAGAAAAGAAGAATTACTTCTTTCTCCTGATGTATTACAAAAAACTTGGATATTAAGAAATGCAATTGCAGCAATGGATGAAGTTGAAGCACTTAAATTTTTATACTCAAAAATGCAAAAGACAAAAGACAACGAAGAATTTTTTAACTCAATGAACGAATAG